In a genomic window of Candidatus Poribacteria bacterium:
- a CDS encoding zf-HC2 domain-containing protein, whose amino-acid sequence MSFKCQKTQRLLSDYIDATLSERQMRDVAEHLDTCRTCKREAIDLKKTCHLLENFYVEPEASDAYYTAFTKTLRQRIEQNAPTALHQRVYETSTRLIWQLTARVRRYIDRCLPTGHISVRQKMLPYYTLVAAMMALLVAPFALKLGTSGNNSEHPLQRLYTVAKAQLFSTSTSVSRQPVATLAIQQDTAAAQPAEIRRNVSRNRTTETPMVDSNSDVWQFTDEPMAEGYILTTLRKNNKRTPPSVALDIDSELLTYAELPSQAASREYPTAREVLTDGRYTFLLLQGIRSGQQALQQYQRKWSQIDGFSRKLLDVPLETLSITEVYDSIEL is encoded by the coding sequence ATGAGCTTCAAGTGCCAGAAAACACAACGCCTTTTATCAGACTACATCGATGCAACACTCTCCGAACGTCAGATGAGAGATGTCGCTGAACATCTTGATACCTGTCGGACCTGTAAACGAGAAGCTATCGACCTGAAAAAGACGTGTCATCTCCTCGAAAATTTCTACGTTGAACCCGAAGCGTCCGATGCCTATTATACAGCGTTCACAAAAACGCTTCGGCAACGCATCGAACAAAATGCGCCTACCGCACTCCACCAACGCGTCTACGAGACCAGCACCCGGCTGATTTGGCAGCTTACGGCGCGAGTCCGCCGATACATCGACCGCTGCCTCCCGACCGGACACATCTCTGTCCGACAAAAGATGCTGCCTTATTACACGCTCGTCGCAGCGATGATGGCACTTCTTGTCGCACCTTTCGCCTTAAAACTCGGCACGTCCGGTAACAACAGTGAACATCCACTGCAACGTTTATATACGGTGGCAAAAGCACAACTGTTTTCCACGTCAACATCCGTTTCGCGGCAGCCCGTTGCGACACTTGCCATTCAGCAGGACACGGCTGCAGCGCAACCCGCTGAGATACGGCGAAACGTCAGTAGAAACCGAACAACTGAAACACCGATGGTGGATTCCAACTCGGATGTCTGGCAATTTACCGATGAACCGATGGCAGAAGGTTATATCCTAACAACACTTCGTAAAAACAATAAACGGACACCTCCGAGCGTCGCCTTGGATATCGATTCAGAACTGCTAACCTACGCAGAACTGCCGAGCCAAGCGGCATCGCGGGAATATCCGACAGCACGAGAGGTTCTCACTGATGGGAGGTATACCTTCCTGCTACTACAAGGTATCCGTTCAGGACAGCAGGCACTTCAACAATATCAACGCAAATGGAGCCAAATCGACGGGTTCTCCAGGAAATTGTTGGATGTACCGCTCGAAACCCTCTCTATTACAGAAGTTTACGATTCAATAGAATTATAG
- a CDS encoding sigma-70 family RNA polymerase sigma factor: protein MERTEALLIADLCKGDETALAPLIEKYKRIVYRLAMQITKNHADAEDVMQETFLKVYRGIHTFRKDAAFETWVYRITVNEALNFVKRKERRQERSIETIAEAEFEAELRYRATHANDPHTHAEKSELRRYVTEAVNSLSLKHRTVVILHEFEGLTHAEIASILNCSEGTVRSRLHYARKKLRTLLKPYVDAGAI from the coding sequence GTGGAAAGAACTGAAGCCTTGCTCATAGCCGACCTATGCAAAGGCGATGAGACTGCGTTAGCACCTCTCATAGAAAAGTACAAACGCATAGTGTATCGACTCGCAATGCAGATTACCAAAAATCACGCAGATGCCGAGGATGTCATGCAAGAAACTTTTCTGAAGGTCTATCGCGGAATTCACACTTTCCGGAAGGATGCTGCTTTTGAAACGTGGGTCTACCGGATCACTGTGAACGAAGCACTCAATTTCGTCAAACGCAAGGAACGCCGACAGGAACGCTCCATTGAGACGATAGCAGAGGCGGAATTTGAGGCGGAGCTGCGGTATCGCGCAACCCATGCAAACGACCCGCACACACACGCCGAAAAATCCGAACTCCGACGCTACGTCACTGAAGCCGTCAACAGCCTGTCCCTGAAACACCGCACCGTCGTCATCCTTCATGAATTTGAAGGATTGACACACGCCGAGATCGCTTCAATTCTTAACTGCTCCGAAGGAACAGTCCGTTCCCGCTTGCACTACGCACGCAAAAAACTCCGAACTTTGCTCAAACCCTATGTAGATGCCGGTGCAATTTAG
- a CDS encoding Ig-like domain-containing protein, with product MTKLFRTFALLLAALLTVSMLAGCGGDDDDGGDEAAPANFVSAAPPSGSEIAANASITLTFDNAPADVTSSAGVATAAGKNVTVAGPFTPGPLSLTITWADGTQTLTYTVTAPDTTAPTVTGGTVSDGDKDVDPEAINSDAKIEITFSEEVTGNIALQTEAGDDVGWLGSVDGTTGTLELVKGKEIGNETTYVIAGKVSDAAGNSLDVSVTFVTKGKE from the coding sequence ATGACAAAATTGTTTAGAACCTTCGCATTATTATTGGCGGCTTTGCTGACTGTTTCTATGCTCGCCGGCTGTGGTGGCGATGACGACGATGGCGGCGACGAAGCCGCACCAGCCAACTTCGTCAGTGCAGCACCGCCAAGTGGTTCAGAGATTGCCGCTAATGCAAGCATTACCCTGACCTTTGACAACGCACCCGCCGATGTTACATCGAGTGCCGGTGTCGCTACAGCTGCTGGTAAAAATGTGACTGTCGCCGGTCCCTTCACCCCAGGTCCTTTGAGTCTGACGATTACCTGGGCAGACGGCACCCAGACACTCACCTACACTGTTACCGCGCCTGACACAACCGCACCGACTGTTACGGGTGGAACTGTCAGCGACGGTGACAAAGATGTCGATCCCGAAGCGATCAACAGCGATGCTAAGATCGAAATCACTTTCAGTGAAGAAGTAACTGGAAACATTGCCCTTCAAACCGAAGCCGGTGATGATGTCGGTTGGCTCGGATCCGTCGATGGTACCACAGGTACACTCGAACTCGTCAAAGGTAAAGAGATTGGCAACGAAACCACCTACGTTATCGCAGGTAAAGTCTCTGATGCCGCAGGCAATTCGCTTGACGTTAGCGTCACCTTTGTAACCAAGGGTAAAGAGTAA
- a CDS encoding four helix bundle protein, with protein MRDFRNLQIWSRSHGLTLRIYELALQFPREEMYGLTSQIRRACASIPTNIAEGCGRETPADFARFLQIAVGSASETEYLILLARDLKYLNDNQYLELMDEIVSIKKMLIAFSKNIRTSH; from the coding sequence ATGCGAGATTTTAGAAATTTGCAAATATGGAGCAGATCTCATGGATTAACTTTGCGAATATACGAGTTAGCACTCCAATTTCCTCGCGAAGAGATGTATGGACTGACAAGCCAAATCCGACGTGCTTGTGCTTCAATCCCAACAAACATCGCCGAAGGCTGCGGAAGAGAAACTCCAGCAGACTTCGCGCGCTTCCTTCAGATAGCAGTAGGTTCGGCAAGTGAAACAGAATATCTCATCTTGCTTGCGCGTGACCTCAAATACCTTAATGACAATCAATACCTTGAACTCATGGACGAAATCGTCAGCATAAAGAAAATGCTAATCGCTTTCTCGAAAAATATCAGAACCAGCCACTAA
- a CDS encoding DNA-processing protein DprA translates to MADPKDKTPLEYWLALSSVEGLGGVRIKRLIARFGSIKAIFEAELPEIARLPSFNPVLASRILTVSGNLPTFRERLTALNNQNIRVLCPEDSAYPAQLKPLPDAPAILCHTGELTKIDAQCVAIVGTKQPTTEAIQLTLSLATALVLAGFTIVSGLAAGTDANAHSGALAAMGKTIGVVGTDLSSIYPVQNNALAMQIYENGCLFSEHPFRTSPSPGNLIQRNRIISGLALATIVIEAQKTGGAMHTARYAQRQDKALLACRWDGPASAIREGPRELIRGGAFPFAPNEVDKVVDVLLNPERLETYMTGTSSEQMGLFEE, encoded by the coding sequence ATGGCGGACCCAAAAGACAAAACACCCCTCGAATACTGGTTAGCCCTCTCCTCGGTTGAAGGGTTAGGCGGTGTTCGGATCAAACGACTCATCGCACGTTTCGGAAGCATTAAGGCAATTTTTGAAGCAGAACTCCCCGAAATCGCACGGTTGCCGTCCTTCAATCCCGTCCTCGCTTCACGCATACTCACAGTATCCGGCAATCTCCCGACGTTCCGAGAGCGACTCACCGCACTCAACAACCAGAATATCCGCGTGCTATGTCCCGAAGACTCCGCCTATCCAGCGCAACTCAAACCGCTCCCCGATGCCCCCGCGATCTTGTGTCATACGGGTGAATTAACAAAAATTGACGCGCAGTGCGTCGCCATCGTAGGGACAAAGCAGCCAACAACCGAGGCGATACAACTCACACTCTCGCTCGCCACAGCATTAGTGCTCGCCGGGTTCACCATCGTCAGCGGACTTGCAGCCGGGACCGATGCCAATGCCCACTCTGGCGCGCTCGCTGCTATGGGGAAAACCATCGGCGTCGTCGGAACAGACCTGTCTTCTATCTATCCAGTGCAGAATAATGCGCTCGCCATGCAAATCTATGAGAACGGGTGTCTGTTTTCAGAGCACCCCTTCCGCACCTCACCCTCACCCGGAAATCTCATCCAACGCAACCGTATTATTAGCGGACTCGCACTGGCAACAATCGTAATTGAGGCGCAGAAGACCGGCGGTGCCATGCATACCGCCCGATACGCCCAACGCCAAGATAAAGCACTTCTCGCATGCCGATGGGACGGACCTGCATCTGCCATACGTGAAGGCCCGCGCGAGTTGATACGAGGCGGGGCATTCCCATTCGCTCCGAATGAAGTCGATAAAGTTGTTGATGTCCTACTGAATCCAGAGCGGCTCGAAACATACATGACCGGCACCTCCAGCGAACAGATGGGACTCTTTGAGGAATAG